DNA from Synechococcus elongatus PCC 6301:
CGATCATCGCCAAAAACAAAGGGAACGCTTAAGTAACCTAAAGGAAGACTGAACGCCAATGGCACGCGCTAAGTTTGAACGCACCAAGCCTCACGCAAACATCGGGACCATCGGTCACGTTGACCACGGTAAAACGACGCTGACGGCAGCTATCACCACTGTGTTGGCGAAAGCTGGCATGGCTAAAGCCCGCGCTTACGCTGATATCGACGCAGCTCCGGAAGAAAAAGCTCGTGGTATCACGATCAACACGGCTCACGTTGAATACGAAACCGGCAACCGTCACTACGCTCACGTTGACTGTCCCGGTCACGCTGACTACGTGAAAAACATGATCACGGGTGCTGCGCAGATGGACGGCGCCATCCTCGTGGTGTCGGCTGCTGACGGCCCCATGCCCCAAACTCGCGAGCACATTCTGCTGGCGAAACAGGTCGGCGTTCCCAACATCGTCGTTTTCTTGAATAAAGAAGACATGGTTGATGACGCTGAACTGTTGGAATTGGTGGAGTTGGAAGTCCGTGAGCTGCTGAGCTCCTACGATTTCCCTGGCGATGACATCCCCATCGTGGCTGGTTCGGCTCTGCAAGCCTTGGAAGCCATTCAAGGTGGCGCTTCGGGTCAGAAAGGTGACAACCCTTGGGTTGACAAAATCCTGAAGCTGATGGAAGAAGTCGACGCCTACATCCCCACTCCTGAGCGGGAAGTCGATCGCCCCTTCCTGATGGCGGTGGAAGACGTCTTCACGATTACCGGTCGTGGCACGGTGGCGACTGGCCGGATCGAGCGTGGCAGCGTCAAGGTTGGCGAAACGATCGAAATCGTTGGTTTGCGTGACACCCGCAGCACCACCGTTACCGGTGTGGAAATGTTCCAGAAGACCCTCGACGAAGGTCTGGCTGGCGACAACGTCGGTCTGCTGCTCCGCGGTATCCAAAAAACCGATATCGAGCGCGGTATGGTCTTGGCCAAACCCGGTTCGATTACGCCTCACACCAAGTTTGAGTCTGAGGTCTACGTGCTCAAGAAAGAAGAAGGGGGTCGTCACACTCCGTTCTTCCCGGGCTATCGTCCTCAGTTCTACGTGCGGACAACCGACGTGACCGGCGCGATCTCGGACTTCACCGCTGACGACGGTTCGGCAGCTGAAATGGTGATCCCGGGCGATCGCATCAAGATGACGGTTGAACTGATCAACCCGATCGCAATTGAGCAAGGCATGCGCTTTGCAATCCGTGAAGGCGGCCGCACCATCGGTGCTGGTGTCGTTTCCAAAATCCTCCAGTAGGATTTAACCCCCTAAGGAGTCGGTGGTGAGTCATCACCGACTCTGTCTTTTTGAACCTTGATAATTAACTCCCATGGCTACCCTGCAGCAGCAGAAAATTCGGATTCGTCTCAAGGCCTTTGACCGTCGACTGCTGGACACCTCCTGTGATCGCATTGTCGAAACCGCCAACCGCACCAACGCCACCGCGATCGGCCCGATTCCGTTGCCGACTCGTCGTCGCATCTATTGCGTGTTGCGATCGCCCCACGTTGACAAAGACTCGCGTGAGCACTTTGAAACGCGGACGCACCGTCGGATCATCGACATCTACCAGCCGTCCTCGAAAACGATCGATGCGTTGATGAAGCTCGATCTGCCTGCTGGGGTAGACATCGAAGTTAAGCTCTAGTCATCACTGGAAACAAGAAGCGGGAAGGAACTCCCGCTTCTTGTTTTTTAGCCAATCTTCGAATCATGATTGCCTTGGTATCGTCCCCAACATTGATCAGGTAAAGTTAAGTAACAAGTTTCTGAGACTCGTTCCCACGGCAATCTTTAGGTTGTTCTCGGGAGTCGTAATCGTCTCACACCATTCCTTTAGACGGCGCGATAAGCCTCATGGCAACTGACTCCCTGTCTGTGCGCGAGTTACCTCTATTTCCTTTGCCGGAAGTTGTGTTATTCCCGGGGCGATTGTTGCCGCTACATATCTTTGAATATCGCTATCGCATTCTGATCCAAACCATTTTGGAGAGCGATCGCCGCTTTGGCGTGTTGCTTTGGGATCCGGCCAAGGATGAAGCTGCAACGATTGGTTGTTGTGCAGAGTTAATCCGCCATCAGCGGTTGCCGGACGATCGCATGAATGTTTGGACGTTGGGTCAACAGCGGTTTCGCGTATTGGACTACGTGCGCGAAAAGCCCTTTCGGGTAGGCCTTGTCGAGTGGATTGAAGATGAACCCACCGATGAAGATCTCAAACCCTTAGCGACTGAGGTCAACACCGTCCTGCAGGATGTCGTGCAGTTGTCGGGCAAACTATCCGGCCAAGAAATTGAATTGCCGGACGATCTGCCGGACCTGCCACGGGAGTTGTCCTACTGGGTCGCAGGCCATCTCTACGGCGTCTATGAAGAGCAGCAAAGTCTGCTCGAAATGCTGAACACCCGCGATCGCCTCGATCGCGAACTAGAAATTTTGGGGTCGACCCGCAGTCACTTGGCTGCCCGTACCGTCCTCAAAGATACGCTCAACAGTTTTCAAAACCCGAGCTAGTGCTAACTGCAGCTAGCGAGCCTGTGCAGGTACTAAAACAGACTGGGTAAAGTCGAGGCTGTCATAACTGCCAAGCACCCGCAGTTGTTCTGTACAGTCAGCTACGGCTTGAACGGCTGCTGCGATCGCAGGATCCCGCAGATCGGCCTTTAAGTCCAAGAAAAAGAGATATTCACCCAGCGATCGCTTGGTTGGTCGCGACTCAATCCGGCTGAGGTTAATCCGGCGATCGGCCAAAGTCTGCAGGGGTTTGACCAGCGCACCCGGCACATTGGCGTCCAGGCTGAAGTTCAGGGACGTACAAGCCCCGCCCGGCGTAGGGCTGCGGCTAATCACCCAAAAGCGGGTGCGATTATCGGGGGAATCATTGATGGGAAAGGACTGAATTGGCATCTGATAGAGTTCTGCAGCGCGGGTCGAAGCAATGACCGCCCGCTGGGGATGGCGTTCGAGATCCTGCAGGGCCTCGGTGGTGGAATTGGCGGGGATCAATTCCGCTTGGGGCAGATGCCGCTGCAACCACTGCTGGCATTGCGCGAGGGCCTGGGGATGGGAGAGCACCTGACGGATCGCCGTGCGATCGCTCTCAAAACTAATCAGGGCATGGGCAATCGGTAGAATGAGTGCCCGCTGAATCGACAGTTGGGGCAACTGCCAAAGACTATCTAGGGTGGCGGCAACGCTGCCCTCTACCGAGTTTTCGACGGGCACAACGGCATAGTCAACAGCACCATCAGCCAAGGTCTGTAAGGTGGCTGGAATGCTCCGACAAGCAAGCAGACGGCTGGGCTGTTGATCCTGCTGGGTCAACCAAGCTTGAAAGCGCAGGGCAGCCATTTCGGCATAGGTACCCACGGGACCCAAATGGGCGATCGCCCGCTCGGACATAGCCTTTCCTTGTCGATCCATTCGCTAGCCTTGGGCACAAACACCGTAAAATCGTCGGAAATGCTGCCCATTTCCGCGCATGCTCAGTCAATTTGCCGCGAGCCAAACGGTTGACTTGGCAATCAACCAACCGACAGCTCGTGGTCTACAGGATTATCTCAGACAGTCACAGCGAATCGTTTACACGCTCTTCAACCGCGACCAGTTGCAAGTTCTGGGCGATGACGTCTATCGGTTTGAAATGCGGCCGCTGCAGTTTTTCTCGTTGCAATTACGCCCCATCGTCGATCTTGCTGTTTGGACCGATGAGGCTGGGATTTTGCAAATTCAGTCGCGAGATTGTCAATTGCGGGGCTTAGATTTATTGGCTGCTCGGTTTCAGTTGGATTTAGAGGGCGAGTTGCTGGCAGAATCAAGTCATCACCTGACTGGGGAAGCCCGCTTGAAAGTGGAGGTGCAAATGCCGCCCCTGTTGCGCCTGACGCCACGCCCCATGCTGGAAGCTGCCGGTAATGCCCTCCTCAAGGGTGTCTTGCTGACGATTCGCCAGCAGATTCAGCGACGGCTGGTTGAAGATTACTTGCTCTGGAGTCAAGAGTCTTTCTGTTCTTCGGCGCTGCCACCCCAGTCCAATTGAGCTCATCTTGTGCAAGCAGCGATCAGAATAGGTCAATCTGTTGCGATGGTTGGCGGAGCGATCGCAGAAAGCGGATCCGATGCAGAGGTGTCGGCCCTAGTTGCAGAATCGCTTGACGATGTTGAGCCGTCCCGTAGCCCTTGTGCCGCCCAAGAGCATAACCGGGATAGCGTTCATCGAGCCGTTCGATCAGACGATCGCGCCAGACTTTAGCAAGAATGCTGGCGGCCGCGATCGTGATGCAGTGCCGATCGCCTTGGATGACTGTCGTTTGCGGATAGGTCAGCTGAGGCACTTGCTGATTGCCGTCGATTAGGCAGCGACTGATCGGGCGATCGAGTTTGGCAATCGCTCGTCGCATGGCCAAAAAGGTCGCCTGCAGGATATTCCAACGCTCAATTTCTGCGACACTCGCTAATCCCCAACCTGTGGCAAGGGCCACCTCGCAGATCAGGGGGTAGAGTTGCTGCCGCTGGCGTTGACTGAGTCGCTTACTATCGGTGACGCCGGCTTGCTGGAGTGGCGCGATCGCTGTTTCCGGCAAGATGACGGCGGCGGTGACCACGGGACCGAATAGACAGCCCCGCCCGACTTCATCCACCCCAGCAACCGTTTGCCAGCGATCGCCGGGGCCGAAAAAGTCACTATCCAGCCTAGTCTTGGGACTCACGTTGCGCTGAAGAACGCCGCCGCCGCCGCCCTGGGGCAGGGACTTCGCTAGCTGGAGCAGTGACTTCCGATGCTTCGCTAGCCACTGCCACTGGAGCGGGTGTTGGTTCCACGGGTGTTGGCTCCGCTGGAGTTGGCTCCGCTGGAGTCGGCTCCGCTGGAGTCGGCTCCGCTGGAGTCGGCTCTGATGCAGCGATCACTTCTGCTGTAACAGCGCTCGTTGCTCCTTCGGTTGTGATGCTGCTGGGCTGCTCAGCAGGTGTTTCAGCTGTACTGCTGGAATCTGAACGGGATTCAGAGCTTTCAGCGCTGGCCGTCTCGCGATTCTCACGAGCGAGGGTTGGGCGACCACTGTCCCCACCGCCCCGCCGATGGCGCGATCGCTGGTCGTAGAGTGCCTTGGCCGCCGCGATCGCAGGTTCCTTCTCACTCTCTTGGGCGTAGACCCCGACCAAAACGGGTTGGCTTGGCTCTGGCAGGGATTCTGCCCGAATCAAGGGGGAAGCCCCCATCCAAGCGTAGAGTTCCTGCTCTTCGAGCGTCAGTTCAACGGCCACAATCACTGGTGGCTCAGGCGGTTGACGGCGCGGCCGACGACTCATACCAGTCGATTCACTGTCGCGATCGCGCTCTGGAGCTGAATCCCGAGTGGTGGCCGCCAGCGCTTCGGCCAACCCAGGCGACGCACTGATCTCAGGATTAATGCTGGTATTGGGTAGGCTAGGGCCAGCATTCCGACCACCGCCGCGACGCCGACCCCGTCGTTGGGGCGATCGCTCTAGTAAACCTAGTCCGCTGTAGCTATCACCATTGTTTTCCAGCTCGCTAGCAGGGGTGGTTTCATTGAGGAGCGGTGGGACACCCGTCGCGCGGGCTAGGGCACTGCGGGCGGGCGAGAGATAGCTGTCGTTGCTGGGAGCCAGATTAGTGCTGGCACTGACCGGAGTCGTTGTTGCAACTGGAGTCGTAATTGGTGGGCGATCGGAGGTGCGGACAATCGGTTGTGCACCCACTTCACCTGGTAGATGGGCAACATGACCTAACCCGCCGCAGGTAGTACAAGGTGTGCTGAACAGTTCGTAAATATTCTGGCCTTGGCGCTTGCGCGTCAATTCCACCAAGCCCAGTTCCGAC
Protein-coding regions in this window:
- a CDS encoding Rne/Rng family ribonuclease, which produces MPKQIVIAEQHRIAAVFAEDQIEEFIVAKGTHQIGDIYLGVVENVLPGIDAAFVNIGDSEKNGFIHVTDLGPLRLRRSAGAITELLAPQQKVLVQVMKEPTSSKGPRLTGNISLPGRYLVLMPYSSGVSLSRRIMSESERNRLRALSVLIKPAGMGLLVRTEADGIAEELIIEDLESLQRQWEQTLQLADSTPAPALLTRDDDFIQRVLRDMYDEGVNRIVVDSHTGLKRVKQHLSAWGAGEIAPGLLIEQYRDRSSILDYFRVNAAIREALKPRVDLPSGGYVIIEKTEALTVVDVNSGSFTRSATARETVLWTNCEAAAEIARQLRLRNIAGVIIVDFIDMDSRRDQLQVLEHFTRALRHDKSRPQISQLSELGLVELTRKRQGQNIYELFSTPCTTCGGLGHVAHLPGEVGAQPIVRTSDRPPITTPVATTTPVSASTNLAPSNDSYLSPARSALARATGVPPLLNETTPASELENNGDSYSGLGLLERSPQRRGRRRGGGRNAGPSLPNTSINPEISASPGLAEALAATTRDSAPERDRDSESTGMSRRPRRQPPEPPVIVAVELTLEEQELYAWMGASPLIRAESLPEPSQPVLVGVYAQESEKEPAIAAAKALYDQRSRHRRGGGDSGRPTLARENRETASAESSESRSDSSSTAETPAEQPSSITTEGATSAVTAEVIAASEPTPAEPTPAEPTPAEPTPAEPTPVEPTPAPVAVASEASEVTAPASEVPAPGRRRRRSSAQRESQD
- the rpsJ gene encoding 30S ribosomal protein S10, which gives rise to MATLQQQKIRIRLKAFDRRLLDTSCDRIVETANRTNATAIGPIPLPTRRRIYCVLRSPHVDKDSREHFETRTHRRIIDIYQPSSKTIDALMKLDLPAGVDIEVKL
- a CDS encoding LON peptidase substrate-binding domain-containing protein; the protein is MATDSLSVRELPLFPLPEVVLFPGRLLPLHIFEYRYRILIQTILESDRRFGVLLWDPAKDEAATIGCCAELIRHQRLPDDRMNVWTLGQQRFRVLDYVREKPFRVGLVEWIEDEPTDEDLKPLATEVNTVLQDVVQLSGKLSGQEIELPDDLPDLPRELSYWVAGHLYGVYEEQQSLLEMLNTRDRLDRELEILGSTRSHLAARTVLKDTLNSFQNPS
- the tuf gene encoding elongation factor Tu; this encodes MARAKFERTKPHANIGTIGHVDHGKTTLTAAITTVLAKAGMAKARAYADIDAAPEEKARGITINTAHVEYETGNRHYAHVDCPGHADYVKNMITGAAQMDGAILVVSAADGPMPQTREHILLAKQVGVPNIVVFLNKEDMVDDAELLELVELEVRELLSSYDFPGDDIPIVAGSALQALEAIQGGASGQKGDNPWVDKILKLMEEVDAYIPTPEREVDRPFLMAVEDVFTITGRGTVATGRIERGSVKVGETIEIVGLRDTRSTTVTGVEMFQKTLDEGLAGDNVGLLLRGIQKTDIERGMVLAKPGSITPHTKFESEVYVLKKEEGGRHTPFFPGYRPQFYVRTTDVTGAISDFTADDGSAAEMVIPGDRIKMTVELINPIAIEQGMRFAIREGGRTIGAGVVSKILQ
- a CDS encoding DUF1997 domain-containing protein, coding for MLSQFAASQTVDLAINQPTARGLQDYLRQSQRIVYTLFNRDQLQVLGDDVYRFEMRPLQFFSLQLRPIVDLAVWTDEAGILQIQSRDCQLRGLDLLAARFQLDLEGELLAESSHHLTGEARLKVEVQMPPLLRLTPRPMLEAAGNALLKGVLLTIRQQIQRRLVEDYLLWSQESFCSSALPPQSN
- the pheA gene encoding prephenate dehydratase; this translates as MSERAIAHLGPVGTYAEMAALRFQAWLTQQDQQPSRLLACRSIPATLQTLADGAVDYAVVPVENSVEGSVAATLDSLWQLPQLSIQRALILPIAHALISFESDRTAIRQVLSHPQALAQCQQWLQRHLPQAELIPANSTTEALQDLERHPQRAVIASTRAAELYQMPIQSFPINDSPDNRTRFWVISRSPTPGGACTSLNFSLDANVPGALVKPLQTLADRRINLSRIESRPTKRSLGEYLFFLDLKADLRDPAIAAAVQAVADCTEQLRVLGSYDSLDFTQSVLVPAQAR
- a CDS encoding ribonuclease HII, producing MSPKTRLDSDFFGPGDRWQTVAGVDEVGRGCLFGPVVTAAVILPETAIAPLQQAGVTDSKRLSQRQRQQLYPLICEVALATGWGLASVAEIERWNILQATFLAMRRAIAKLDRPISRCLIDGNQQVPQLTYPQTTVIQGDRHCITIAAASILAKVWRDRLIERLDERYPGYALGRHKGYGTAQHRQAILQLGPTPLHRIRFLRSLRQPSQQIDLF